DNA from Coriobacteriaceae bacterium:
AGACTCAACGCGCCTCCTCGCGTTCCAGGATGGGTCCATCGATGTTTCTCTCACCGTTCCGGTGACAAGCGTCGACGAGTGGGCTCAAGACGGGTCGACGGTCTCCAAGTACTCGGACCGCTCGTATTACGGACTGACCTTCGATCAAAGCGTCGCGCCGTTCGACGATATCCACGTTCGCCGCGCCGTCGCCCATGCGCTCGACAAAGAGAAGATTGTCTCGGGCATCCTCAAAGGCTACGGCGAGGTGGCCACCGGCATCGATTCCCCCGAGCAGCTCGCCGGCTGGGCAGGCAGCGCCAAGGAGGCGCGCAAGCTCGTTGCCGATCTGGGCGCCGTCGAGTTCAGCATTAAGAAAGCCAAAGCAGAGCTCAAGCAGTCGGCACACGCTGACGGCTTCAAGACGACCCTCACCTACCCCACGGGCTACCCAGCCGTCGGCAAAGCCTCAATCGCCCTGGCCGAGCAGCTCAAGAGCATCGGCATCGACGTCGACGTCCAAGAGCAGACGCTCGACCAATGGCTGAGCGAGGTTGGCAACGGCGAGCAGGGCGTGGCCTGGATGATCTACAACCCCACCACCTCCACCCCCAACGAGGTGACATCCTGGCTGCTTGCCGCCGGCGGAGCGGGCACGAACCCAGCCAACTGGACCGACGAGGACGTTGCGGCCAAGACTGACTCCATCGGCCAGCTCACCGATGCAAAAGAACAGCTCGACATCGTGCTGGAGACCACGAAAGCAGCTCTTGAGCAGGCTATCTACGCCCCCGCATGGTGGGGGCAGGCCGTCGTGGCAAGCAAGCAGGGCATAACGTTCAAGGATTCCGGAACGTTCTGGCTCGCAACGCCCTGGGCATCTGAATTCAGCGCCGAATAGGCACTCGGCACAAACCTTTAAGGCGGGATGAATATGCAAGCGTTGAAGATGATAGTCAAGCGCGTGACAGGACTTCTTGTGCTGCTAGCCGCGCTTTCGATCGTGACCTTCGGGTTGCTCTATCTGACAGGGAGCGACCCCGCACGCTCCCTTGTTGGGGCCAAACAGGTAAGCGAATCGCAGCTCGAGGCAATTCGGTCGCGTTATCACCTCGATCAGCCCGTATGGACCCAGTATCTCTATTGGGTCCAAGGGGTCCTGAGCGGCAGCCTTGGCACCTCGACCCGCACGCAGCTGCCCGTCACAGATATGATTTCGCAGCGCATGGGCATCACCCTCGCGCTTGCGCTCATGGCACTTGTCCTCGCCCTTGCCGTAGGTCTTCCTTTGGGCATCATTGCAGCGAAGCATGCGGGTTCATGGCAAGATCGTCTCATCACGACTATCTCGATAGCAGGCCTCAGCGCCCCGAGCTACGCCATCGGTTTGCTTTTGCTCTATGTGCTCTCCGCACGGCTTAAAATCTTCCCTATCTATGGCCAGGGAGATGGAAGCCCTCTCGACACGTTTAGACATCTCATCTTGCCGGCAGTAACCCTCGCCATCGGCATCATCGCCAGCGTCGTCAAGATTTCGCGCGCATCCCTCATCGACGAGATCGGCTCGGACTATACGCTATTCGCACGCTCGCGCGGGGTCTCCGCCCTGTCCGTCACGCTTGGTCAGCTGCAAAACGCCGCACTGCCCGTCCTTACCTCTTCCGGCCTGCTCATCGCCTCTCTTATCTCGGGAACCGTCATTGTCGAGACCATGTTTTCGCTTGGCGGAATCGGAACGCTGCTTCAGCAATCGGTAACGTTTGGCGACATTCCCTGTGTGCAGGCCATCACGCTCCTCCTGGCGAGCGTGATCTGCATCTCCACCGCAATCGTCGACACCTTGGCGCAGCTCGCGGACCCACGCCTGAGAAAGCGCGCGAAGAAGCCGCGAGCAGCCGCGACGATCCTGTCGTTCAGCCCGATACCGCAAAAGGAGGCCGAGTAACATGGCCCATCGCATACGCCGGACCTTTCCGCTTCTGCTCGCAGTCCTCTGGCTGCTCATCGTAGTCGCACTCACCGTCTTTCCCGAGCTCAGAGACGGTGCACTCACACAAGACCTCGCTCTAACCGAGGCCGCCCCAGGAACCGCGGGGCATCTGCTGGGAACCGACGCGCTCGGTCGCGACGTGGTCAGGCTCACCCTCGCCGGCTCGCGTACCGCGCTGGTAGGCCCTGTGGTCATTGCCCTTGGCGCCATGACGGTCGGCGTTGTCCTTGGCCTTTCGTGCGCCTACTTTGGCGGCCCGCTCGATTGGGCCGTATCGCGTATCGTCGAGCTCATGCTCTCGCTGCCCACGCTGTTGCTCGCCATCGTCATCGCAGGCATCCTCGGCGGATCTTACGCCACCGATGTACTGGTATTCGTGATTCTCTACACCCCCTACGAAATCAGGCTTGTCCGCGCTGCCGCGCTGCGACACATCCACGACTCGTTTCTCGATGCGTGCAAGCTCCTCGAGCTGAGCCCGGCACGCATCATGTTCCGGCATCTGCTCCCCATCATCCAACCTGTCGTGGTGTCCGCAGTGTTCCTCGATATGTCCAACGCATTGGTCTCGCTCTCCTCGTTGTCGTTCTTGGGAATCGGCATCTCTCCACAGCAGGCAGACTGGGGAAGGCAGCTCTCCGACGCCCGCTCGCTGATCTACAGCAATCCCGCCGCGGCTATCGCGCCCGCAGTCGTCATCATCGTCACATCGATCGCCTTAAACGTCATCGGTGACAACATCGCAGCAGGCAATCGAGAGGAGGCCCACGCATGACGCCCATTGAGCTGCAAGACCTTCACGTATCCATCAACGGAACCGAGCTGATCCAGGGCGCGAGCCTCTCGATACCCGCAAACGCAACGGTGGGTATCGTCGGCGAGTCCGGGTCGGGAAAATCCCTGACCGCAAAGGCCATCTCTGGGCTCTTGCCGCGCGGCGCCCACGCCTCGGGATCACTCAAGATCATGGACACCCCCATCGACCTCACGGCCCCCGAGCGCACCTGGGAGGCCCAGCGCGGATCGGCGATCGTCTGGCTTCCGCAAGACCCCTTCTCTTCGCTCAATCCGCTGCGCACCTGCGGAAGCCAAATTGCCGCAGGCTCCCGTCTGCCCAAGGCAAAGCGACGTGGGCAAGCCGAGCGACTTCTCGCCGACGTGGGACTCAGCCCCACCCTGTACGATTCCTACCCACATGAGCTTTCGGGAGGTATGCGTCAACGCGTGGCCATCGCCGCCGCGCTCGCGCCGCAGCCGCAGGTGTTCATCGCCGACGAACCCACCACGGCACTCGACGCCAGCACTCAAAAAGATGTGCTCGACCTTCTTCAAAGCACCTGCTTCAAGCGCGGCATGACCCTTATCATCATCACGCATGACCTTCCCCTGGCCGCAGACCGTGCAGACTACCTCGTTATCTTCGACAAGGGCCGTGTCGTCGAAGAGGGCCCAAGCGAGAAAATCACCACCTCGCCCCAGTCGAGCTACACTAAAGAGCTACTCGAGGCGCATCGCCGTCTGCAAAACGGCGATAACCCCGAAATCGGAGACACGGTACTTTGCGTGGAGCACCTGACCCGTCAGTTCGAAGGGAATCCCAAGCCCTCGGTAGACGATGTTTCCCTCGACATCCATACGGGAGAGATTTTGGGACTGGTCGGAGAATCCGGGTCTGGCAAATCAACCGTCGCCCGTTGCGTGGCAGGACTCGAAAAACCCGATAAGGGAACCGTGGCCTTTTACGATAAGGATTCCCGGCAGCCCCTTCCCTGGTCCCGGGAACAGGCGCAGCTCGTTTTCCAGAACCCCTTTGGCTCCCTCAATCCCGTCATGACCGTCGCTCAAACCCTCAAGGAAGCGCTACGGGCATCCGGCCGCGCAGACGATGCACAAGCCGTCAGAAACCTGATGGAATCGGTGGGGCTTTCGGCCGACCTGGCCGATCGAAAGCCCCTCACCCTCTCGGGCGGGCAGTGCCAGCGCGTAGCCATCGCGCGCGCCATCGCTCCCCAACCGCGCCTGCTCATCGCGGACGAAGCGGTCACCGCGCTCGATGCCAACATACAGGCACACGTTCTCCAGACCCTCCTTGGCCTGCGAAGTAGCCTGAATCTCGCCATCCTCTTCATCAGCCATGACCTGGACACCGTTCGCCGCATATCCGATCGCATCGCAGTTATGCAAAACGGAAAGGTCATCGAATCCGGAACGACTGACGCCGTTTTGAACCATCCCCAGCACGCATACGTGCGCAAGCTGATCGCAGCCATGCCCCCAGCGCTCGATTGAGGTGATCCACATGCCACCAACTTATCAAATCGTCGATTTGACGCCAGGGGCAGACCCGCGCGATTCCCTACCCTCCGGCCTTGCGTTGCCTGCCGGCACCCTCGCCGCCGCCCAAAAAGCTGAAGGCGCCCTACTGCGCACGCTCTTTATCGCCGCGGGCCCCGAAGGCACGGCAGCGCTGCTGGGCTACAGAAGGCCGCACACCGCGCAGCTTAAGCTGTGCGCGCTTGACGGCGACAGCTCGCTTTTCGACCAGCTCCTCCACCACGCATCGCAGGAGACCCAAAAGCTCGGCCTCGACGTCAAGACCGAGCTCGGCGATGCGTCCCAGCACCCTATAGTGGCCCCGCACGCCGTGCATCCTGCCAACTATCACCAGACGACCGAATTCACCTGCGGGCCGGTAGCGGTCCTCGACGCCCTGTTGCGCAAGGGCGTCGTTGAGCGCATTACGCGCGATGAAGAGATCGCACTTTGGCGCGAAGCCACCATGGCGGTCGCATGCGATCCCTATGGGCTTGCCCTCGCCTGCAAGCGTCGCGGCTTTACCCCTTCCGTATATGTCTCACGCACCGGATGCATTCTCGACCCTGCGAGCGACATAGGGATTCTCAACAAGGCGCTCGCCCGCGACACACAGTTGTCTTTCGAGCAACAGGCACACGAAGAAGGGATTCCCATCCGTGTGGGCGACTTCGATTCCTCGGATATCGCGCGATTCCTTGACGAGGGACGCATTGTGGCTCTGCTTATCGACGAATGGCATTGGCATGCAGAGCACTGCCCGCATTGGATTACCGTGACCGGGCAACGGAATATGCGTTTTTACCTCGATGACCCATGGCATGATCGCGAATACGGCGAGAGCGTCATCGACACCGGCGACCTTGCCATCGACAAGAACGATCTTGACTTGGTTAGTTCCTACGACGGCACCAAGGCGATGCTCGTCTTTTAAGATACGAATCCCCAAGCTCCTTCAAGCCAGAGAGAAGACGATATACATGGAAACGCAAGAGCAGCGTATACGACGCGAATTCACCCAGCTCGTAAGCATGGACTCAGTATCGCTTAACGAAAGGGAGTGCGCAGACTGGCTCCGCGAGCGACTGGAAGAGCTCGGCTTTGAGGTCAAGGAAGACGACGCGGGTTCAAAGCTTGGCGGCAACGCAGGAAACCTGCACGCCTGGCTTGAGGGCACGACGGGCGAGGACCCCATCCTTTTATGCGGACACATGGACATCGTCGAGCCGGGACGCGGAAAGAAAGCCATCTTCCATGAAGATGGTACCATCACCTCGGATGGAACGACCGTGCTCGGCGCCGATGACATCGCAGCTATTGTAGAAATCCTCGAGGGGGTCCGCGCGGTCCTTGCCTCAGACCGTCCTCATCGAGGAATCGAGATCGTATTCTGCGTCGACGAGGAAGCCTATGACGGAGGCAGCAGGTCCTTGGACTTTAGCACGATAAAAAGCCGCGAGGCATATGTGCTCGATTTGGCGGGCACGCCAGGCACGGCAGCCATCGCAGCCCCGACGCTCATCTCGTTTGCCGCCACGCTCTTGGGCAGGGCCGCG
Protein-coding regions in this window:
- a CDS encoding ABC transporter ATP-binding protein → MTPIELQDLHVSINGTELIQGASLSIPANATVGIVGESGSGKSLTAKAISGLLPRGAHASGSLKIMDTPIDLTAPERTWEAQRGSAIVWLPQDPFSSLNPLRTCGSQIAAGSRLPKAKRRGQAERLLADVGLSPTLYDSYPHELSGGMRQRVAIAAALAPQPQVFIADEPTTALDASTQKDVLDLLQSTCFKRGMTLIIITHDLPLAADRADYLVIFDKGRVVEEGPSEKITTSPQSSYTKELLEAHRRLQNGDNPEIGDTVLCVEHLTRQFEGNPKPSVDDVSLDIHTGEILGLVGESGSGKSTVARCVAGLEKPDKGTVAFYDKDSRQPLPWSREQAQLVFQNPFGSLNPVMTVAQTLKEALRASGRADDAQAVRNLMESVGLSADLADRKPLTLSGGQCQRVAIARAIAPQPRLLIADEAVTALDANIQAHVLQTLLGLRSSLNLAILFISHDLDTVRRISDRIAVMQNGKVIESGTTDAVLNHPQHAYVRKLIAAMPPALD
- a CDS encoding ABC transporter permease → MQALKMIVKRVTGLLVLLAALSIVTFGLLYLTGSDPARSLVGAKQVSESQLEAIRSRYHLDQPVWTQYLYWVQGVLSGSLGTSTRTQLPVTDMISQRMGITLALALMALVLALAVGLPLGIIAAKHAGSWQDRLITTISIAGLSAPSYAIGLLLLYVLSARLKIFPIYGQGDGSPLDTFRHLILPAVTLAIGIIASVVKISRASLIDEIGSDYTLFARSRGVSALSVTLGQLQNAALPVLTSSGLLIASLISGTVIVETMFSLGGIGTLLQQSVTFGDIPCVQAITLLLASVICISTAIVDTLAQLADPRLRKRAKKPRAAATILSFSPIPQKEAE
- a CDS encoding M20/M25/M40 family metallo-hydrolase, producing the protein METQEQRIRREFTQLVSMDSVSLNERECADWLRERLEELGFEVKEDDAGSKLGGNAGNLHAWLEGTTGEDPILLCGHMDIVEPGRGKKAIFHEDGTITSDGTTVLGADDIAAIVEILEGVRAVLASDRPHRGIEIVFCVDEEAYDGGSRSLDFSTIKSREAYVLDLAGTPGTAAIAAPTLISFAATLLGRAAHAGFEPESGINAIAAAARAISSLKQGRVNDHTTLNIGTIEGGAQANVVPESCRCTGEIRSSNHAEALALMDSVDRIISKAAEDLGAQVSMASEVRIKAYRTRKNAPAVTRFLNVCGKLGLAGNLVETFGGSDNNSFAEHGIEGIVLSCGMMRPHSTAEYVRMEDLIVGAKLVEELIG
- a CDS encoding ABC transporter permease — encoded protein: MAHRIRRTFPLLLAVLWLLIVVALTVFPELRDGALTQDLALTEAAPGTAGHLLGTDALGRDVVRLTLAGSRTALVGPVVIALGAMTVGVVLGLSCAYFGGPLDWAVSRIVELMLSLPTLLLAIVIAGILGGSYATDVLVFVILYTPYEIRLVRAAALRHIHDSFLDACKLLELSPARIMFRHLLPIIQPVVVSAVFLDMSNALVSLSSLSFLGIGISPQQADWGRQLSDARSLIYSNPAAAIAPAVVIIVTSIALNVIGDNIAAGNREEAHA
- a CDS encoding ABC transporter substrate-binding protein → MSVINQNLSRRNFVRGIGTAAALGLFALTGCTGGSKSAGSAAAGSASASAKTPDTLTLGSGSAVSTLSVNQEAGSANYQLAALFQEGLTGLDAEGKTIPALAEKWHSEDNKTWVFDLRQNVTFHDGSALTADDVVFSIETARDATLSPGLSTYWPAYVTGSSKTGENQVTITLDSPHADFPDQVSNAAGLFVTSKAFWDEAGNDYGSSKGLILGTGPYQVTEFDSSSHVTLERYDGWWGSITAPRTVRIDFIPEDSTRLLAFQDGSIDVSLTVPVTSVDEWAQDGSTVSKYSDRSYYGLTFDQSVAPFDDIHVRRAVAHALDKEKIVSGILKGYGEVATGIDSPEQLAGWAGSAKEARKLVADLGAVEFSIKKAKAELKQSAHADGFKTTLTYPTGYPAVGKASIALAEQLKSIGIDVDVQEQTLDQWLSEVGNGEQGVAWMIYNPTTSTPNEVTSWLLAAGGAGTNPANWTDEDVAAKTDSIGQLTDAKEQLDIVLETTKAALEQAIYAPAWWGQAVVASKQGITFKDSGTFWLATPWASEFSAE
- a CDS encoding peptidase C39 family protein, encoding MPPTYQIVDLTPGADPRDSLPSGLALPAGTLAAAQKAEGALLRTLFIAAGPEGTAALLGYRRPHTAQLKLCALDGDSSLFDQLLHHASQETQKLGLDVKTELGDASQHPIVAPHAVHPANYHQTTEFTCGPVAVLDALLRKGVVERITRDEEIALWREATMAVACDPYGLALACKRRGFTPSVYVSRTGCILDPASDIGILNKALARDTQLSFEQQAHEEGIPIRVGDFDSSDIARFLDEGRIVALLIDEWHWHAEHCPHWITVTGQRNMRFYLDDPWHDREYGESVIDTGDLAIDKNDLDLVSSYDGTKAMLVF